A stretch of DNA from Sugiyamaella lignohabitans strain CBS 10342 chromosome B, complete sequence:
GATGTGTTAGACATGATGATTGTAACCGAAAGACACTTGTTTAGATTGTAGAATAAGAATAGAGAGAAAAATTAGTTCTATTTATACTCGCTACAGCCCGGACTTTGAATCGCTCTCCGAGCTAAAAATGCTTAACAAGATGCAGGTGATCTATATGTtaaatttctttttatGCGCGAAATCTGGAGATGCAAGGATCCATCTGAAACAGGCTTTTATCCACAGTATCAAGTATAACACACAAAACAACAAAGTGTACTATTATAGCTTAATATATATCAGACTTGTTTAGCTTTATCACATTCTTATTTCCAccgaattttttttatatttgaatAGAATTAGTTTGATTGCTGAATATTGTCGGAATCCGATATTGCTAGACATCATGGGCCGAGTTTATCAATCACGAGTCATGCATGCAGCACGATGAGGGTGAGTAATCCAGTATCACATTGTATACAAGGAGAAAGGGGCGATCTAAAGAACATGCAAGTCTGATGgagatgaaaaaaaatatttgcCACAATAAGAAAGATCGTGATTGCGAATTGAGGGGTAATTGAAAACTCAACCGAGTCGGGACTTTTACATATCTGTTTGTTCGACCGCCGTTTTGTTTAGAGTTTAATGTCTTATATTCCACGATTCTACGATATCGGAGATAGTCGTGTCTTGTTTATTGATTGTCAtctattatatattatccTACATCTTAATGACTCTATCCACCCCGTCAGTCATCTCTTCTTGATGGGTTATGATGATTATGGTCATATCTCGTACAGTTCGATGATACTTGATCATCTGCTTAATGATATCTATAGACTCTGCGTCTAGAGCTGATGTACATTCATCCAGAATGAGAATTTTAGGGCTTCTTAGTAATGCCCGAGCGATGCCCAATCTTTGAAGCTGTCCACCGGATAGCAACGAGCCCGAACTACTCGAGCTGCCCATTTTTGTCTCGTACCCTTCTTCGAGAGACATGATGAACTCGTCCAGTCCTGATTCTCGGCAAGCTTGTCGCATCAAATCCATTTGCTGTCGTTCTGGCGTTGTTCGATCATCTTTCATTCCGTATCTAAGATTGTCAGCGATAGTACCTTCGAAAAATGAAAGCGGCATCTGGCTGACTATTGCGATCTTCTTTCGTAGAGATCTAGTGCTAAGATCACTTATGTCGTTCCCGTCGACACTAATAGTACCTCGTTGTGGAGAGTAGAGTTTAGTGACTAGTCTTGCAAGAGTCGATTTTCCACAACCAGAGCGACCAGTAATCGCCACCACTTCGTTGGAATTGACTTCGAGATTGAAGTTAAGCAACACTGGACTAGTTCCACTACCCTCCAACTCACTATCCTCTGTTGAGGTAGTTGAAGAATACCAAAATCCGACATTCTCAAACTTGATACTTCCTTTAGTGATATCATAATGTGCTTTGGCTTTTTCCATAGAAGGTGatctcttcatcaaatcTAGAATCTCCCGACAAGTTTCGAATCCGTTACTGAGAATAGGTATTGTGCCTACGGTCTGTTCCAAAGTTACTAAGGAAAATATGAGCAAAGTAAATACCATCATAGCCTGTTGAACAGAGTACTTTCCATCAGATATCAGTGTCATGCCATAGTATAAAATGATTGCTTGGGTAATGTACATGAATATCTGATTAACTCCAAAACCAAGGCCTATGAATATCGCCCTTCTGAAAGCAATAGCATTCAGAGTCATCTCCCTTTTATCAACTTCCTTTTTGAAATAGTTTTCCAAGGCAAGTAATTTTACGGATTTGATCCCCGCAACAACTTCGTCTATGAGGCCAATCACCGAAGTGGTCTCTTCTCGGTAGAGTGCTTCCCACTTGGTGACAATAGATTTATACCAAGCCGAGGAGAAGTAGAAGCATGGAATGAACGATAGACCTACTAGACTTAGTTGCCAACCAGAAATCATTGACCATACAATGGCAAATACTCCTAAAATGACACAGCTGATCACTCCACTTGTGAATCGGGACACTAATAATCTGACAGATTCAGAATCGTTCATTAAAAGCGAAGTCAAAGATGATTCTGTGTCTGTATTGAGATCTAGAAGTTCACGGTCCAGTATGTTTCTCAGAGATCTAACTCTTGCGTGTCTAAGCCATGTTTCTGAGGCAATATCTAATGCTGTTCGGCCATATGTGGTAATGCCGTCGCCTATGGCTATTGCTATCACTATCACAGTCCACCTGGTGAGACTATAATCTGATGTTCCcatctgcttctgataTATAATTCCATTTAGCAAATTGGAGAATGCGAATGAGAAAAGTGGATTAGTTATGGCATTCAGTACAGCCGATACGATACCTATTCCAAATACAATTTTGTTTGGCAAGCTGTTGATTAACTGAAACAGCAACTTTGTGGTTGAGATCCGTTTTTTACTCTTCCATGCTTGAACCTTACTATCAATCTGTTCATCCTCCGAGATAAATTGATTGTAAGGGTCGATGGTGCTCTGTCTCCTGTGCGCAATACTCTCGTCGACTCGAGAATGCCGTTTTGATGGCAAATCTGGAAACCAGTTTTCACTAAAACTGAGATCCTCGGATGCTCTATTGGATGAATTTGATAAATCAGCTAGAAAGTTCAGTCTCGCTGAATCTGCTTCGAGGTCTTTTCTTAGTCCATGCTCAACAATATTCCCACTCTCCATGATGTAAAGATAATCATCCGGATTTATCTGAGCTAATTCGTGGGTTATAATTATTGTAGTCTTATCTGCCCGGTACTTTCTGATTTCTTCAAGACACTTTGCTCTCATCTGGGGATCCAAGGCACTAAATGATTCGTCGAATATCATAATTGGAGTATTTCTTAACCTTGCTCTTGCTAGCGATAttctttgtttttggcCTCCGCTTAGGTTCTTTCCTTGCAGGCCGGCATTGGTTTTCCAGCCTTGAGGTAGCTCTCCTACAAATTCAGACACAAAAAACTGGTCACAAGCATTGCGGATACTCTCAGTGTTTGTTGCCCTACTCGCTGCTAATTTAATGTTCTCATCGATGCTTACATCAAACAATATGCTTTGTTGCTCAACAACGAATATATTGTCACAGAGCCAGCGGGGGCTTATTGTGTCAAAAACAAGTCCATCTATAAAGATAGCGCCGGAAGCTCTTTCATATTGTTTCAAAAGTATATGACCCAGAGTGGATTTTCCACTGCCAGATCTTCCCACAATAAATGATAGCTGGCCTGctttgatatttatattgaaTCCATCGAGAATCATTTCATTTCTAGTGGGGTACTTGAAATTTATCTTTATAGTTATTAGTATGTGACACATTGACTGGAGAAGACTTCAAGACTTCAACTTACATTTTTGAATACTATGTCACcggctgctggtgaaggATACAGTCCAATTTTGCGCTTAAATCGATGAACTATGTCAATCTCACAATCTATTGCCTCAAGAAGTTTAGCTGCTGCAATATTTCCTCTCTGTAGGAACATAAACTGAGACGTTAGACCTCGTAAACTTTGCGCTATGGAAAGACAACACCAAAAGACAATTATGACTGTTCCTGAGTCAACTTTGTTAGTTTGGATTAGTCTGTTCCCGTAATAGAAGCTTTGGGCAAACATTATGAGAACAATTGTTTTGACCAGACTTTCCTGTATGTTGAGAAAGTTGTACATTCTAATAGAAGATGAGTAGGCTATGTCAAGGTAAGACATGAATTTCTGCACTTCCGCTCGCTCTTTTTGAAACAGCTTGACTGTCGTTATCGAAGATATAGCCCAATGCATACTATCGGATGCAGAACTAATTGCTTGCTTGGACTTGAGTAGATATTTTCTGACTGGAATACTTGTACAGATGCCTACCAAAAACACAATTGGTAAACCTGCCAATGATACCAGAGTTAAAGACCAAGAATGATAGAATGAGAGGCATAACGATGCTATGGCCGTAGTAAGGCCCAGAACAACAAAAGGCATGGCTACAGAGACTCCTATTCTGAACTCTTCAATGTTTCTATGGGAAGCGGCCAATTCTCCCATAATCTGAGAGCTTTTATCAAACCATGCCAAGTCCTGATATATGACAGAGGTAAACAGCAACTTCCTCGCTCGATACACTTGTTTATCACCAAAAATACTCCAAAGACTAATCATTGCCCATGTGAGAATAACCATCGCCAATCCAAGCGACAGTATTCCTGCAATTGAGCTGATGACCTGGCCCATGAAGTATCTTTTGTTCacagaaccagcagaatACAGCGATAAGGAATTGAATATGTTTCCTAACATTATTGTGAGAGCAGGAGTTGTCAAAGCTGCGGCGATAGTTACCAATAGTGCAGGTATAATAATTGCCAAGTCTGAAAGCtcaaaaaatttaaaatagTTGATATAACTTGGCCGTTTGGGGTAAAGAAAAACGGGTTTCCCATATAGGGGGAGTTCAAGCCCCGAGCTAGCCCTAGTTATAGATGGCTCTCCTGAGGAATATTTAGCAAAATAATCCTTGAGTGATTTAGTCatttctccttctttttttttggaggtTGGACCCGTAACTAAATGTCGTCTGGCTCTTCCCAGGATTTTATGTCCTTGAGAAGGTCAATTGTATTATATATCTGCATTAGGTAGTTCTGAGGATGATCTATGCAAGATAGCATGCCATCTCGAGGCCTAACTCCGAAAGACGATAACTGGTAATCAGGCTTACGGATTAATATTAGTTTCACAAAatacaaatataaaacaaaCTGTCTCAATTGTATAACTACATTTATATATGCTCGCAAGTTGGTTTATGGATTCGAGGAATAGACACTCTCGCTCCAGTGAAACAAGAACAGTAGCTTGCTCACCAGAGAAATATTAGCGAAATAATATTACTAGAAAGAGCTCTTTATTGATAATTTGACTGGTATTTCATTCAAGAACGAAACTTATCAGTGCACACTTTTCTTGGCCTCCAGCTTCCGTGCCACACGCTGAGCTCAACATTCTACTCAAAATCAAGCCTCACATCTGCATGAGTGACAGGTTATGTAGCATGTGAAAGCCAGGGCAAGTATATAGGGGTGGACGATTGCACGAGAATTCCAGGGGAGTCCATTTGTCActctttgaaaaataagGAACCAGAATaatagaaaataatagaaaaaaatggcTGATATTGTTACAGACCTTTTGTCCCAGGTGGATTATACCAAACCTTCTTTCCAATGTAAGTGCGCTACCACCAGTATTGGTAATTGTTTGGTACTTAACAGGAGATATATTAACCACTAACTCCAGATTCTTTGGCTACTATTGCCTTTAACCCAATTTTTTGGAATATTGCTGCCAGAGCTGGTAAGTTCAATGGATTAGGATTAGTCGCTAAGTCCGAATTCCTTATTAGACAGTCGTGGTATCGGAGCAGTGAAAGAAGGCGATAGTAGAGGCTGCGAGTAGGTGGAACTTTGTCATTCTCTTGCAAACCCCAGTCTCATCACTAACATGAACAGAATATAGCACCCACATTTTGACAAAATTGGCATTTGGCAACAGAAAATTGGGATGCTATTTGCTCGCAATCACCATCTTTTCGCTTGGTATCTACAGAGACCATGTCTACCAACAAGCACTTGCGGAACAACCAATTAGCGCATTCCTAGATCAACCTGTTTTCAAAGCTCTAGGTGCTACTTCGTTTGCCCTTGGGAGCATACTAGTGGTTAGTTCAATGTGGGCCTTGGGTGTGACTGGTACTTATTTAGGTGATTATTTTGGAATCCTCATGGACGAGAGAGTCACTGGTTTCCCATTCAATGTTACAGATAACCCAATGTACTACGGAAGCTTCCTATCATTTTTGGGCACTGGTCTTTGGTTCGCCAAACCAGCTGGTATTGCAGTTTCTGGTTTCGTTCTCGTCATGTACTTGATTGCTCTTAGATTCGAAGAGCCTTTTACTGCTGAGATCTATGCCAAGAGAGAACGGGAAAGAGCTAAGAAGGctaaataaaaaaaagttgcACGCATCATAACCGAGAAATGAATGTATGTGACAGGGAATCCAAGCGCTTTTAGAGACAGGATTTATCGTCAATTTATCTACATATTTCATAAAATTCGTTATCGTAAACATAAATATAGTAATAAAGAAAGCGGTATATATGTCAATTCTACCATCCAAACCTTTCGGCATAATAATGGACGTTGGACATACCTTGACCTCTTAGATTAGCAACAGCATTGCGCACTTCTCGTAAGAGCGGATCAGGTCCACATGCCGCTACCCAGCAGTGGTCCTCAGAGCTTGACACGCCATTGGCTTTGCTAATATAACCCAATATGAGCTGATTAATGTCTGGCCGACCCTTCTCTCTAGTGGCCCAAATGTCCATTTTCGTTGTGTCGACAACTGTTTCTCCATGTTCAACCAGCCACTCTGAGAAGGAGCTATGTGGTAGCACCCATAGAAAGTTGATATCAAACTTACTGGGTGAACTTTGTCCCACTAGTTTAGTTTGAGATTCCAGCAGCTTGTTTGCCAGATGATATTCTTGGTAGAGTGGGTATGTGAAGGCCACGCCAGCTCCACCTGCAACAAGAATGAGCTTGGTGTTGTTCCGTGGAGGTGAAGCACTACTCGGCATCTCTGGTGGATGAACCCCATATGGTCCATGTAGTATACACCATTGTTGGACTGGCTCATTCTCGTCTAACCCATGTTTCGACTCTGCCAACTCTAATAAGCGTCGTGAGAAGCCATCACGAGCTCTGATAATTAATCGTAAATACTTCGAACATTTCATTGTCGAAGCTATTGTATAAGGATGAGACTCAAAGGTTCCACATCCAATGACTGTAATATAGATATGTTGGCCAGTGGTCCAAGCAAACGGGCGACCAAAAAACCCACCAGTACCGTCTTTTGGACCAGGAGAAAACGGAATGTCCATTATAACTGTTTCACCACTAGCCGGTCGTATGATGCACTTCATAATTCGATAATCTAGCAGCAACCTAGTTAACCTATCGTACAGCACAGACAGTCCTGCAGCCACAGCGTACGGACGCGCAGTAGGATAGTGTAAATAGACAGCCGGAATTGATACCAAAAATCCAACAATATGAACAACATAAAACAGTTCATAGAAAGATTCTCGAAATTTGAGACTGGATGAGAAGCCGATTGCTATGAACGCAATTCCTGCAATTATTCCTGCAACTGACCATAGATGGGTCAATAAATAGTCGAATCTAAAATAACAAGCAAAAATTATCAGATGGGGAATcaccaagaaaaagcagaTTGCTCCACAAAGTCTATGGAACACGTTTACCTGCTCGTAAGACCATCCTGTAAGGTAAGACAATGGGCTATGTTTTGCTCCAAGGACATACATCAATGGGATATTGATAGTAGCTAGCAACCCAAGACGGAATGCAAGTATGATCCAGaatctgatctgataaAGTGCAAAGAAGATGGTCATAAGCTCATAAACAATAAGCATCATGGTGACGCCGTAATTTTCCATTCCTTTACCTTCGGGTTGAAACATAAAAAAGGCCATTGTTCTGTAGTATATTCTCTTAAACATCGAATGTTGTCTATTACCTAATAATGGATCGGTTTCTGAGGAGCTTGCTCCAGTATCCTCAGATATGAGAGATTCCTCGGTCGAATTTTCATTTCTGTTGTAAATTGGTAAGCCCGGATTCCTCTGCTTGTTACGAATATACCACAGTAATTTATTGGTCCAGTGGGCAACAACTATTAGTAGGAATGTACCGAGTAAGATATACTCATAGTATACCAGTAGATCTCGGCCCTTGTATATCTCGGCAATTAATTCTTCTCTAAAAGGACCCTCGAAAGGAGAGTCGTATCTAAACGGACTTTCTTCTGTTGGTTCGTTAccatgctgctgctgattcgTAATGCTGTACGAAGGAGGCAGGGACCGTGACGAAGCTAACATTACGTGAGACAGAGAGCATCAGGTCCCGATAATCGAGTCTCTGGTCGTAGTGGCTAAATGTTCGGCTGCGGTCTCAAAGATGCTGTGTGCGCGTTTTAAATACTCATCAAACTGAAATCCTCTGTACACGTGTGGTTTCGCAGTAATGGATAAAAACAGGAGTCATTCTATGTCAGGGGCACAATTTAGCTGGATTTGGGATTATCAGAAAAATCTTATCTGATCTCTGAGTGTGGCAGGGATCTGCGGTTAAGCAGCCAAGACTACCTGAAATTGGTAAAACGCGAGAAG
This window harbors:
- the OPI3 gene encoding bifunctional phosphatidyl-N-methylethanolamine N-methyltransferase/phosphatidyl-N-dimethylethanolamine N-methyltransferase (Methylene-fatty-acyl-phospholipid synthase; catalyzes the last two steps in phosphatidylcholine biosynthesis; also known as phospholipid methyltransferase; GO_component: GO:0005783 - endoplasmic reticulum [Evidence IEA]; GO_component: GO:0005789 - endoplasmic reticulum membrane [Evidence IEA]; GO_component: GO:0016021 - integral component of membrane [Evidence IEA]; GO_component: GO:0016021 - integral component of membrane [Evidence ISM] [PMID 2445736]; GO_component: GO:0016020 - membrane [Evidence IEA]; GO_component: GO:0005739 - mitochondrion [Evidence IDA] [PMID 14576278]; GO_component: GO:0005739 - mitochondrion [Evidence IDA] [PMID 16823961]; GO_function: GO:0008170 - N-methyltransferase activity [Evidence IEA]; GO_function: GO:0008168 - methyltransferase activity [Evidence IEA]; GO_function: GO:0080101 - phosphatidyl-N-dimethylethanolamine N-methyltransferase activity [Evidence IEA]; GO_function: GO:0080101 - phosphatidyl-N-dimethylethanolamine N-methyltransferase activity [Evidence IDA,IGI] [PMID 2445736]; GO_function: GO:0080101 - phosphatidyl-N-dimethylethanolamine N-methyltransferase activity [Evidence IMP] [PMID 2684666]; GO_function: GO:0000773 - phosphatidyl-N-methylethanolamine N-methyltransferase activity [Evidence IEA]; GO_function: GO:0000773 - phosphatidyl-N-methylethanolamine N-methyltransferase activity [Evidence IDA,IGI] [PMID 2445736]; GO_function: GO:0000773 - phosphatidyl-N-methylethanolamine N-methyltransferase activity [Evidence IMP] [PMID 2684666]; GO_function: GO:0004608 - phosphatidylethanolamine N-methyltransferase activity [Evidence IEA]; GO_function: GO:0016740 - transferase activity [Evidence IEA]; GO_process: GO:0006629 - lipid metabolic process [Evidence IEA]; GO_process: GO:0032259 - methylation [Evidence IEA]; GO_process: GO:0006656 - phosphatidylcholine biosynthetic process [Evidence IEA]; GO_process: GO:0006656 - phosphatidylcholine biosynthetic process [Evidence IMP] [PMID 23000174]; GO_process: GO:0006656 - phosphatidylcholine biosynthetic process [Evidence IDA,IGI] [PMID 2445736]; GO_process: GO:0006656 - phosphatidylcholine biosynthetic process [Evidence IMP] [PMID 6337128]; GO_process: GO:0008654 - phospholipid biosynthetic process [Evidence IEA]; GO_process: GO:0006644 - phospholipid metabolic process [Evidence IEA]) — encoded protein: MWALGVTGTYLGDYFGILMDERVTGFPFNVTDNPMYYGSFLSFLGTGLWFAKPAGIAVSGFVLVMYLIALRFEEPFTAEIYAKRERERAKKAK
- the STE6 gene encoding ATP-binding cassette alpha-factor transporter STE6 (Plasma membrane ATP-binding cassette (ABC) transporter; required for the export of a-factor, catalyzes ATP hydrolysis coupled to a-factor transport; contains 12 transmembrane domains and two ATP binding domains; expressed only in MATa cells; GO_component: GO:0005794 - Golgi apparatus [Evidence IDA] [PMID 8045256]; GO_component: GO:0016021 - integral component of membrane [Evidence IEA,IEA]; GO_component: GO:0016021 - integral component of membrane [Evidence ISM] [PMID 12192589]; GO_component: GO:0043332 - mating projection tip [Evidence IDA] [PMID 12374868]; GO_component: GO:0043332 - mating projection tip [Evidence IDA] [PMID 7679674]; GO_component: GO:0016020 - membrane [Evidence IEA,IEA]; GO_component: GO:0005886 - plasma membrane [Evidence IDA] [PMID 7679674]; GO_function: GO:0005524 - ATP binding [Evidence IEA,IEA]; GO_function: GO:0016887 - ATPase activity [Evidence IEA]; GO_function: GO:0042626 - ATPase activity, coupled to transmembrane movement of substances [Evidence IEA]; GO_function: GO:0016787 - hydrolase activity [Evidence IEA]; GO_function: GO:0017111 - nucleoside-triphosphatase activity [Evidence IEA]; GO_function: GO:0000166 - nucleotide binding [Evidence IEA,IEA]; GO_function: GO:0015440 - peptide-transporting ATPase activity [Evidence IDA,IMP] [PMID 11389139]; GO_function: GO:0015440 - peptide-transporting ATPase activity [Evidence IDA,IMP] [PMID 8626301]; GO_process: GO:0006200 - ATP catabolic process [Evidence IEA]; GO_process: GO:0008152 - metabolic process [Evidence IEA,IEA]; GO_process: GO:0000770 - peptide pheromone export [Evidence IMP] [PMID 2569166]; GO_process: GO:0019236 - response to pheromone [Evidence IEA]; GO_process: GO:0055085 - transmembrane transport [Evidence IEA]; GO_process: GO:0006810 - transport [Evidence IEA,IEA]), which gives rise to MCHILITIKINFKYPTRNEMILDGFNINIKAGQLSFIVGRSGSGKSTLGHILLKQYERASGAIFIDGLVFDTISPRWLCDNIFVVEQQSILFDVSIDENIKLAASRATNTESIRNACDQFFVSEFVGELPQGWKTNAGLQGKNLSGGQKQRISLARARLRNTPIMIFDESFSALDPQMRAKCLEEIRKYRADKTTIIITHELAQINPDDYLYIMESGNIVEHGLRKDLEADSARLNFLADLSNSSNRASEDLSFSENWFPDLPSKRHSRVDESIAHRRQSTIDPYNQFISEDEQIDSKVQAWKSKKRISTTKLLFQLINSLPNKIVFGIGIVSAVLNAITNPLFSFAFSNLLNGIIYQKQMGTSDYSLTRWTVIVIAIAIGDGITTYGRTALDIASETWLRHARVRSLRNILDRELLDLNTDTESSLTSLLMNDSESVRLLVSRFTSGVISCVILGVFAIVWSMISGWQLSLVGLSFIPCFYFSSAWYKSIVTKWEALYREETTSVIGLIDEVVAGIKSVKLLALENYFKKEVDKREMTLNAIAFRRAIFIGLGFGVNQIFMYITQAIILYYGMTLISDGKYSVQQAMMVFTLLIFSLVTLEQTVGTIPILSNGFETCREILDLMKRSPSMEKAKAHYDITKGSIKFENVGFWYSSTTSTEDSELEGSGTSPVLLNFNLEVNSNEVVAITGRSGCGKSTLARLVTKLYSPQRGTISVDGNDISDLSTRSLRKKIAIVSQMPLSFFEGTIADNLRYGMKDDRTTPERQQMDLMRQACRESGLDEFIMSLEEGYETKMGSSSSSGSLLSGGQLQRLGIARALLRSPKILILDECTSALDAESIDIIKQMIKYHRTVRDMTIIIITHQEEMTDGVDRVIKM
- the FRE1 gene encoding Fre1p (Ferric reductase and cupric reductase; reduces siderophore-bound iron and oxidized copper prior to uptake by transporters; expression induced by low copper and iron levels; GO_component: GO:0016021 - integral component of membrane [Evidence IEA]; GO_component: GO:0016021 - integral component of membrane [Evidence ISM] [PMID 12192589]; GO_component: GO:0016020 - membrane [Evidence IEA]; GO_component: GO:0005886 - plasma membrane [Evidence IEA,IEA]; GO_component: GO:0005886 - plasma membrane [Evidence IDA] [PMID 17507646]; GO_component: GO:0005886 - plasma membrane [Evidence IDA] [PMID 8164662]; GO_function: GO:0052851 - ferric-chelate reductase (NADPH) activity [Evidence IEA]; GO_function: GO:0000293 - ferric-chelate reductase activity [Evidence IDA] [PMID 8164662]; GO_function: GO:0046872 - metal ion binding [Evidence IEA]; GO_function: GO:0016491 - oxidoreductase activity [Evidence IEA,IEA]; GO_process: GO:0015677 - copper ion import [Evidence IDA] [PMID 7814363]; GO_process: GO:0006825 - copper ion transport [Evidence IEA]; GO_process: GO:0006811 - ion transport [Evidence IEA]; GO_process: GO:0055072 - iron ion homeostasis [Evidence IEA]; GO_process: GO:0006826 - iron ion transport [Evidence IDA] [PMID 8164662]; GO_process: GO:0055114 - oxidation-reduction process [Evidence IEA,IEA]), encoding MLASSRSLPPSYSITNQQQHGNEPTEESPFRYDSPFEGPFREELIAEIYKGRDLLVYYEYILLGTFLLIVVAHWTNKLLWYIRNKQRNPGLPIYNRNENSTEESLISEDTGASSSETDPLLGNRQHSMFKRIYYRTMAFFMFQPEGKGMENYGVTMMLIVYELMTIFFALYQIRFWIILAFRLGLLATINIPLMYVLGAKHSPLSYLTGWSYEQVNVFHRLCGAICFFLVIPHLIIFACYFRFDYLLTHLWSVAGIIAGIAFIAIGFSSSLKFRESFYELFYVVHIVGFLVSIPAVYLHYPTARPYAVAAGLSVLYDRLTRLLLDYRIMKCIIRPASGETVIMDIPFSPGPKDGTGGFFGRPFAWTTGQHIYITVIGCGTFESHPYTIASTMKCSKYLRLIIRARDGFSRRLLELAESKHGLDENEPVQQWCILHGPYGVHPPEMPSSASPPRNNTKLILVAGGAGVAFTYPLYQEYHLANKLLESQTKLVGQSSPSKFDINFLWVLPHSSFSEWLVEHGETVVDTTKMDIWATREKGRPDINQLILGYISKANGVSSSEDHCWVAACGPDPLLREVRNAVANLRGQGMSNVHYYAERFGW